Proteins from a single region of Macaca thibetana thibetana isolate TM-01 chromosome 4, ASM2454274v1, whole genome shotgun sequence:
- the PLAGL1 gene encoding zinc finger protein PLAGL1 isoform X2 yields MATHSPQKSHQCAHCEKTFNRKDHLKNHLQTHDPNKMAFGCEECGKKYNTMLGYKRHLALHAASSGDLTCGVCALELGSTEVLLDHLKSHAEEKPPSATKEKKHQCDHCERCFYTRKDVRRHLVVHTGCKDFLCQFCAQRFGRKDHLTRHTKKTHSQELMKESLQTGDLLSTFHTISTSFQLKAAALPPFPLGASAQNGLASSLPAEVHGLTLSPPEQAAQPMQPLPESLASLHPSVSPSSPPPPLPNHKYNTTSTSYSPLASLPLKADTKGFCNISLFEDLPLQEPQSPQKLNPGFDLAKGNAGKINLPKELPADAVNLTIPASLDLSPLLGFWQLPPPATQNTFGNSTLALGPGESLPHRLSCLGQQQQEPPLAMGTVSLGQLPLPPIPHVFSAGTGSAILPHFHHAFR; encoded by the coding sequence ATGGCTACCCATTCTCCCCAGAAATCTCACCAGTGTGCTCACTGTGAGAAGACGTTCAACCGGAAAGACCACCTGAAAAACCACCTCCAGACCCACGACCCCAACAAAATGGCCTTTGGGTGTGAGGAGTGTGGGAAGAAGTACAACACCATGCTGGGCTATAAGAGGCACCTGGCCCTCCATGCGGCCAGCAGTGGGGACCTCACCTGTGGGGTCTGTGCCCTGGAGCTAGGGAGCACCGAGGTGCTACTGGATCACCTCAAATCCCATGCGGAAGAGAAGCCCCCTAGCGCAACCAAGGAAAAGAAGCACCAGTGCGACCACTGTGAAAGATGCTTCTACACCCGGAAGGATGTGCGACGCCACCTGGTGGTCCACACAGGATGCAAGGACTTCCTGTGCCAGTTCTGTGCCCAGAGATTTGGGCGCAAGGATCACCTTACCCGGCATACCAAGAAGACCCACTCACAAGAGCTGATGAAAGAGAGCTTGCAGACCGGAGACCTTCTGAGCACCTTCCACACCATCTCGACTTCATTCCAACTGAAGGCTGCTGCCTTGCCTCCTTTTCCTTTAGGAGCTTCTGCCCAGAACGGGCTTGCAAGTAGCTTGCCAGCTGAGGTCCATGGCCTCACCCTCAGTCCCCCAGAACAAGCCGCCCAGCCTATGCAGCCGCTGCCAGAGTCCCTGGCCTCCCTCCACCCCTCGGTATCCCCTAGCTCTCCTCCGCCACCCCTTCCCAATCACAAGTACAACACCACTTCTACCTCATACTCCCCACTTGCAAGCCTGCCTCTCAAAGCAGATACTAAAGGTTTTTGCAATATCAGTTTGTTTGAGGACTTGCCTCTGCAAGAGCCTCAGTCACCTCAAAAGCTCAACCCAGGTTTTGATCTGGCTAAGGGAAATGCTGGTAAAATAAACCTGCCCAAGGAGCTGCCTGCAGATGCTGTGAACCTAACAATACCTGCCTCTCTGGACCTGTCCCCCCTGTTGGGCTTCTGGCAGCTGCCCCCTCCTGCTACCCAAAATACCTTTGGGAATAGCACTCTTGCCCTGGGGCCTGGGGAATCTCTGCCCCACAGGTTAAGCTGTCTGGGGCAGCAGCAGCAAGAACCCCCACTTGCCATGGGCACTGTGAGCCTGGGCcagctccccctgccccccatccCTCATGTGTTCTCAGCTGGCACTGGCTCTGCCATCCTGCCTCATTTCCATCATGCATtcagataa